In Choloepus didactylus isolate mChoDid1 chromosome 18, mChoDid1.pri, whole genome shotgun sequence, the genomic stretch AGGCCCACCTTCAATTCCAGCCCAACGTCAGACCCAGTCCTAGCAACAAACTTAGCTCCAACTTCACTGCCAACTTCAATCCCAAACTCAACCCAAACCCAGCCTGAACACTGGTCCTGATCCCACTCTCAACTTCAACTTCACACCCAAGTCCACTCCCCGTTCATAGCCCTGAACCTGGCTCATTCTCAGCCTGAAACTCGTCTCTTACCTCGACTCCGGCCCTGACGTCCCTCCGAGCCAAATCCCACCCTCCCCTTTGCCCAGCTGTTGCCCCAGTCTTGCCACTGGCCCCGTCTCCATTTCAGCTCTGAAAGCTTCAGAGATCAAGTGGGTGCAAGCATGACGACGAAGTATGAGGACCTCCAGTACCTGGAGAGTGAGAAGAAACAGCCAGAGTTTAGAAATGGTAAGAGGAAAAGAGGCCCCAGAGGTCTCTTCTCAAGTCCCTCTCAAGGATTTCTGCTGTCTTCTCATGTATGTCCCTTCCCACGTGCACTGGTGGGGTCCCCCACTCTGAGGGGTCAGGGCCTAGCCTCTGTGGGGTCCCAGTAGGAAGAGGATGTGAGGTCCTGAGAAGGATGGATGGGGGAGATCGCAGCTGGCCTGGTTTCCTGAGCTCtgaagaggtggggagaggaggggagcgCTGAGTGAGTTGGGTTTGGAAGGGAAACTGTTTTGCTAACCTGAAGTGACAGATGAATGTTTGAATCTGATAAAGGCCTGGCACGTCCCCAGCTCTGATGATGGGACCTTACATATCATCGTCTTCCCCTGTGTATGTGGGGGTGTATGTGTGTCCCCAGGGGTGTGGGGGTCCGTGTGAGTGACAGCTTGCATGGTGCATGACGGAGAAGGTTGaagtctccccccaccccacaatcCCCCTCGTCCAGCCCTCCCCTCTGCATTACCTGGGCCCCAGCCTTCTCCCTCTGGGCCCCTTCCCCTAATGACCCCGTGTCTCCTGGACCCCCTCTTCTGCAGGGCTGCCTTCCCCTCGGTCCCTCCTGCAGCGTCTCTGCTCTGGATCCCACCTCCTCCTGCTCGCCCTGGGCCTCTGCCTCCTGCTGCTGGTCCTCGTCTGTGTGACCGGATCCCAAAGTGAGGGGCACAGGGTGGGCAGGAAATGGGGATCAGTGATGCGGCAGTGGGGATGGTGGTGAGGGGCTGCAGCGAGAACTGTGATGGGACCAGTGTTCGGGGGCAATTATGGGGACAATGGTGAGGGTCGCGGATAGCAGCAGTGATGTCGACAGTCACTGGGGCCCTGGCAGGGCCACCCTGCAATGCAGCAATGGGGCATTAACCCAGCATGGGGCGGCCATGGGGGTCCATCCAGGATAGGGATGGCTGTGGGATCCCTGGGGCCAGACACACAGGTCTGAATCCTGGCTCCGTCACTTATTAGATGGGTGGTGTTGACAAAGCACTTAACCTCCCTAATTCCTCATCTGTGACACTGGGTAACAATAGTACGTGTCCCGCCGGGTGGCTGTGAGGACTCAGTGATTTTGTGTGTGTCAAGTGCCCCGCTCAGTGCCCGGCACGGAGTGAGGACTCGCCACACCTTAGCTCTGATTGTCCCATCCGCCCGAGCAGATGCCAAGCTGCGGAGAGACCTGCTGACCCTGAGGACAGATTTCAGCAACTTCACGTCAAACACCACGGGGGAGGTCCAGGGACTGAAATCCAAGGGTAAGCCCGGCTTGGCGGGATGCTTTGGGCTGGGGTGggcctgggtggggagagggtggagCCGACTGCTGGGCTCTGAGCTCCCCTGTCCTCCAGATGCCAACTTGCAAGAAACGGCAGCATCTCTGCAGGCTAAGGTGGAGGAACACCAGCAGGAGCTCCAAGCAGGTGAGACACCCCTCCAAGCACGTGCACAGCACGGCAGACGCCGGGCTCTCAGGACAAAGGTGAGGGTGAGTGGGAGCACCTCTGGGTGCTGAGCCTCTCTCTCCTCCAGCCCGCAGCTTGAATGCAAAGGTTGTGACTCTGGAGTCTAAGCTAGAGGAACAGGGAAAGGAAGCCAAAGCAGGTCAGAAAGCACAGCTCCCCTCCACCTTGGGGGGACAGGCATGGGAGGGTGTGAAGGTGCCAGGGCTGGGGCCCTGTGCAGAGGCGGCTGACAGACCTCCAGAGACTCACGGCACAGACGCCACAGACACCACACCCAGGGTACCGTCCCCACTCCCCATCTGTGTGTCCCAGATCAATCCAACGTGCTCCAGCGAGTCCAGAGGCTGGTGCAAGAACTGAACTCACTGACTTGTCACTTGACTCTCCTCAAGAGCAATGGTGAGGAGGGTATGTGGGAAAGCCGGACCCCGCTTTCCTGCCCACACCTCCTTGGGCACCATCTTAGCCCCTCTGACCCCTCTTCCCGCTCAGGCTCACAAAATTCCTGCTGCCTCCCCAATTGGCTGGAGCACAGGGGCAGCTGCTACTGGTTCTCTTCGTCCAAGAAGTCCTGGTTAGAGGCCAGGAAGTCCTGCCAGCTGGAGAATGCCCACCTGGTTGTCATCAACTCCTGGGACGAGCAGGTGAGAGGTTCCACTGCCCGTGTCCCCAGAAGGCCAGGGCTTAGGGAGATGGTTCTCAGCCTTGGCTGCACGTTGACATGACCTGGGGAGCTTTCAAAAAAATACTGATATCTGAGTCCCAGTCTCAGAGATTGACTGGGCCTGGGCAGTGGATGTTTGAAGGCTCCTCACGTGGTTGAGCGAAGAGCTCAAGTTGAGAGGCATGAGTCCAAGGAGCTGGCCGTGGTGGAAAGAAGTCACTGTTGCCCTTCTGTCCCCCCAGAATTTTGTTGAGAGTCATTTGAGCACCTCTTTGATCTGGATGGGCCTCAACGACATTGATGGAGAATGGAAATGGGAGGATGGGACGGACTATAAGACTAACTTGAAGTGAGTCTGCCCAGGCTCCCCAGGCTCTGCACCCCCAGGATCtgcccccccagcccctcctccccagaCCTAGACGCTGCTCTCGCTGACCTTCCTTGCCggctctccccttctctccacaGAAACTGGGCAGAAAGCCAGCCAGATAACTGGGAAGGGCACGGGCAGGGTGGAGGCGAAGACTGTGCCCAATTACGCCAAGATGGCAAGTGGAATGACAACGTCTGCAGCAATCCCTACCGCTGGATCTGCGAGGCTGAAATGTCAGGGCCAGCTAGGAGAGTCGCCGAGTGAAGTGGCAGGGGAGACTTGTCCCCAGAGACCCCTGACGGAAACTCTATGGAGGAAGAATAAGCCCTGGGACACTGGCAACGCTGCCATCGTTTTGCGTTTTTTCCTGCCTTATCTTTAAAAAGACGATCTAGggttttaagttttgttttgagttttaaaagcaattttattgaggtatagtttTCGGGCACTAAACCATACTTGTTTGAAATGAAGAGATGAGTTTTGGCAGATGTAAATACCTGGGTAACCACCACCCCATCAAGATATAGAAATTTTCCAACACCCCAAAAAGTTCCTGCTTCCCCCTCAGTGGTCTAATCCGCCTCCCTATTCTCAGGCAACTAATAATTGGCTTTCTTCCACTACTGATGAGTTTTACCTGTTATAGAATTTCATAGAAATGAAACCATACAGCTATACTCTTGGGAGATCCTATGTATTTCTTGTTGCCTGGTTTTTGACAGCCTTAAAATGACAGAGCAAAGAAGCCAGGTGAGGCCTTGGAAGGTCCCACGCTACCGTGAAAGGagcattaaattattttcatatagaTTTGGGTTTAAATCTTTTCCGTcccttaaaaattatgtaaacaGGGTGATTGGGGAACGCaattctttaatttctgtgtagATTTCAGAGTTGTTTGGAAGAGTAGTTAAGATCCCCAGATGTATTGGTTAGTTTCTGCTGTGTGACAAACCACCCGAAAACTCAGcggcttaaaacaataaacatttatttgggGTCATGAGTCTGCCTGGTGGTTTTCTGATCTGGCCAACCTTGGCCGATGTTGGCTGGGCTTGCCCCTGCGCTTGTGGTCAGCTGGAGGGTTGGTTGGGGACTGGCTGGGCTAGCGTAGCCTCACTCCCCTGCCTCGCATTAGGCTAGCCTGGGCTGCTCACAGGGTGGAAGGAGAGAGTAATTTTAGGAGTGCCAAGACATTGGAGTCTTCGGCTTGGAACTGAAACAAAATCACTTTCATTGCCTCCTATTGGCTAAAGCAGATCACAAAGCAGTCCATTGCAAGAAGTGGGGAAAGAGCTTCTACCTTTTGATGGGAAGAGCTACAAAGTCATATTATGTAgaagatggagagagggaggggcagaGATTGCTATGTTTTCAATCCGTCTAGCCTACCAGCTGTACAGGACCAACTCATAGCTAAGGGTGCCCATTACCACAGTGCAGGACCCACCCAACACTGTGTTACATGCACACAGCAAACTGCCTGACACATTAGAGGGTCTCGATTGGTGTCACTTAAAAATAAAGAGGTCAGAGGGAAAGTCTGGGAAAAACAAGGTTTAACAACCAGGAGGCAACACCCCACACCCCCTCTCTCCACCAGTGTCACATGAAAGTCATCAGGCCAGAGCACAGAGAGGTCTTGGGTGGGAAGTGCTTGGAGGGGACCCAGCACTGCTGGGTGGCTGGAGGGCACTGCCTAGTGGTCAAGAGATGCCACATACTGGCACCCAATGCAGCAAGGCCACGGGGTCCGTTCTCAGGCATATCAGGTCTGTCAAGGGCACTGGGACAGAATCCAAAGGAGATGACAGAGAAActtcctccccctcctgggaTCGGGCTTGGGATGAGAGTCtgtaaagaggaggaaaagaatatTGGGAAACTTTCCCAGCCTGGAGACCTGATGCTGTCATGTGATGGGAGGAAGTCAACCCTCCAGGAGCAGGTTCTGCTGCCTCTGCTTAGGCTATACCCCAACAGGCTTGTTACAAGGAGCCCTCATGGGTTCACTGAAGTGGGCAGTGGGTGTAGTGCACACAGCATGGGGCCACAGTCAGAAGGGCTTTTGCCGCTGCTTGAGAGGTGGGGAAGGGCATTGGGTACCAGGGGATCTGGTGCTGGGGACAAACAGAACCCAATTTAGTGCTCCAAATATTATCTGCTGTACTCTTATATTGTGCACCTTCCTGTACCACTGGCATTTTCTGATGCATTGTCCTTTTCAACGTGTGTTTAagatttatttaactcattaatgagGGAACCAGTAGGATAAAGGAGTATCGGAGAGGCAGAAGTATTTAGAGTCgttgaaagaaagaatgtggGAATACAATTGCTAAATTAGATGCCAACCTGCTCGGTGCCCTATAGGACAATGGATCTGAACGCATGGGTTTTCTTTTCCACTATACAGAAATCCTTGATGTGTACTGGACAAAATCCATTTCCATTGCTTTCAGACAAGAATCGTTTGTTTATATGCCTGGTTCAGTTTGGCAAAAGCTGCCAGAaagcagtataccagaaatgggttggcttttatcaatgcggatttattaggttacaaatttacagttctaaggccatgaacatgtccaaattaaggcatcaagaggaggatatcttctctgaggaaaggccgatggcatgtGGGTTTCTTctaggttttggtttcaaaatctctctctctctctttctaaatgtctctgggcatttctctcttagcttctctgagctatATGAGTTTCATCATCTTTTATcgtctcataaaggaccccagcaaggggattaaggtccaccctgaatgagctgggttacatctccatggaaacaaaccagCCCcaataggtttgcccccacagggatggattaagagaacatggccttttatggggtacacaacagcttcagATCAGCACAAtcccaaataaagaaataaaaacaaaaaaagaatcattTGCTTTGCTGTCTATAttccttcagaatttttaaatatcttatttgATAATAAATAGTAAGTCAAATGAAGGTACATATCCCAACAGAATTAGACAACCCTTGGGTGGGCTTGCTGGGCAAGGTCCAGATGACACTTGAAAGGATGTGCAGCCATCCTTTTACCTATGTCCAAGTTTTTTTTCTTATCAgcccccctctttcttttttttaaatacagttttattgagatatattcacatacactacaatcatctgcagtgtacaattattcacagtaccatcatatagttgtgctttcatctccagaatcaatttttgaacattttccctacttcaaaaataaataaataaaagtaaaaaaaagaacacctaaaacattccatcccccccatcccaccctatttttcatttagcttttgtccccatttttctattcatctgtcgaTACACTGaattaagggagtgtgagccacaagattttcacaatcacacagtcataccatgtaagctactaGTTAGgcaactgtcttcaagaaacaaggctactgggttgcagttcgacagtttcatgttttttcttctagctattccaatacactaaaaactacaaaggcatatctatatagtgcataagaatgtcctccagagtgatctcttgactccatttgaaatctctcagtcactgaaactctattttgtttccttttgcttccccctgttggtcaagaagattttttcaatcccatgatgctgggtccaggatcagccctgggagtcatgtcccacgttgccatgttccatgcaggggggagggcagagaattCACCTGCTgcctgggcttagagagagagaggccacatctgagcaacaaagaggtttgctgggggagactcttaggcacaattataagtaggcttagcctcttctttgcagtaatgagcttcataagggcaagccccaagatggagggctcatcctactaaatttttagtccttaatgtttgtaggaatatcagtaataacccatgTGGGgacgtccaacatttctgcatttttccccagttcctcagggatcCCGTCTCTTTCTGATCATAAATAATTTACAAAGATTGTTAGATCATTCTTGatcaccccccccaaaaaaaattatGTGCAAATCCTGGTTTTGTCATGTTGGACCTGACACAATTacctaaattatatttaaaactgtTGTATTTCAATTGCCTGTAACACTTCAGAGATTAAAAAAGTTATTGCTATCATTTGTTCTTCTATTCTGAGGTTAGGAAACCAAAGCAAAGAAATTTATCTCCACCAGCTTTTGCCTGTGAAACCCATAAATGTGGGTGAAATGCCCTCTCCCAAGGTCCCCCAAATCTGCTCAGATTCCTGGCCTGCCAAGAAATGACCTTCCTTTTGCAAAACAGGTGCCTTGGCTTGTTGCTGCTTAGCGCGAATGTCTGCTGCCATctccacatggctttctcctctcctgtctcaaatctcctttctcttataaagacatTTGTCATTGGATTTAAGGTCCACCTATATAATCCAGCATTGTCTCACCTCTAGATATtgaattacatctgcaaaggaCCTTTATCCAAATGAGTTAACATTCTCCGGTTCCAGGGATTGGAagtggacatatcttttggggacaccattcaacccactatggggcccaaggtcacacatgaTGGATGCTGTGTGGGGGTCAGGATGCTCTTCACAGCAGGGGTCTGAACACTGGACTTTGCTGGGGTCCACTGGTGGTGCCTCTGAGACCCTGTCCCTTGTGAGGGTGATGCCCTGTCTGCCAGCCTCTGTGACATTCCCCACCAGCTCCTGCCCCTGGACACAGCTGTACACCCACAGCCTCTTTCTGCATCACTTTTCCATGCAATCCTCTTGGCAGGGTCCTTCCAAGACAACTGAAGCTTGACTGCCATGGAGACCCCCAGGCTCACACATCCTCTGACATCCTTGTTCTGCCAGACAATCAAGCACAACTTGACCAACTGATGAGTGGGGCAGCCCCAGCCCAGGCTTTTACTTTCAGACTTTCCCTGTCAAGaagcagagaggaggaggagagggcagggcaagatggcagagtggtgaggtgtggaatttagctactcctctagggcagctggtaaatagccaggaactgtatggaacagctgtTTCGGGGACTtctgtgaatggacacacattgtacaccagtctggaatgggtggaatggctgagattgcagcaaagaactgTTAAGTTTCCCTGACCagggggctggtgcccctccccccaggcatggcagactgtattggagctggttccctgagggaaaaagaaatgatctgtgctgggaacaaggagggggGCCCAACCCAgccccaactgcagaattaattaacaaattaggaTTGCTGAacaaaagctccaagcacagaaaaACTAAGAGCAGGCACAAAAGGAACCGGGAGGATTTGGCCCCacagagaggaagtggggctaagaaacacaaaaagaagaatagagacttttggagttggaagtGTTCTGAATTCTGGTAAAGGGCTGGGCTTCAAGAAAAAGGGGCATATAGAAATGAGTTCCAACTCCAGTTCTCGTTTGCAAACCT encodes the following:
- the LOC119513893 gene encoding C-type lectin domain family 10 member A-like encodes the protein MTTKYEDLQYLESEKKQPEFRNGLPSPRSLLQRLCSGSHLLLLALGLCLLLLVLVCVTGSQNAKLRRDLLTLRTDFSNFTSNTTGEVQGLKSKDANLQETAASLQAKVEEHQQELQAARSLNAKVVTLESKLEEQGKEAKADQSNVLQRVQRLVQELNSLTCHLTLLKSNGSQNSCCLPNWLEHRGSCYWFSSSKKSWLEARKSCQLENAHLVVINSWDEQNFVESHLSTSLIWMGLNDIDGEWKWEDGTDYKTNLKNWAESQPDNWEGHGQGGGEDCAQLRQDGKWNDNVCSNPYRWICEAEMSGPARRVAE